The Pyrus communis chromosome 14, drPyrComm1.1, whole genome shotgun sequence sequence TCTTTTGAGATAATTACTCTTGATTTGGAATCTCGGATGCATTCACTTGGAAGAGGTGATGGAATCTATAGCCAATGTACTTGAAGGAATAACATCACTCTCAAGATGATGTTTATTAGATCTTGTTTAGCTATATTTAAATGGCGATGGTTAATATGCAGAATTTATTCCTTTAATTGTAAGCTTTTAGATTGTTGCTCAACTGGAATATTGCATATATTCCCAGGTCCATATGCCAAGTAGGCTTGCAATTTGATGAGCAAATACCTTCCCAACTAAATATGTACGTGCTTTGTGCAGGAAAGAGAGCATTTATTGCTGGTGTAGCAGATGATAATGGATATGGTTGGGCAATCGCAAAATCTCTAGCTGCTGCAGGTGCTGAAATCCTTGTGGGAACGTGGGTGCCTGTAAGTTTATTGGCCCAATCTCGAGGTCTTTATATCTTCCTTTATCTTCTGCATTTTTACTGACTACGATGAGTCTATGTGCAGGCTTTGAACATTTTTGAGTCCAGCCTGCGACGTGGAAAGTTTGATGAATCACGCGTGTAAGATGTTTGATCTGGTTTTAATCCTGTTAGCCAATAAATTTGGCAAAaggtttctaaatttctaactAGATAATTGATACTACAGGTTACCAGATGGTTCTTTAATGGAGATTACCAAAGTATATCCCCTAGATGCTGTGTTTGACAACCCTGAGGATGTTCCCGAGGAGGTAAAGGAGAGAAATAAATAGTTTATATTAATAAaagatgaaaatgatttgataaattTAATGTGTTTCGGCGTAATTTCATGCAGATCAAAACAAATAAGCGCTATGCAGGTTCCAGTAATTGGACTGTCCAggtataaattaaatttcatatttgCTTCTAAATGTTTGTAGAAAAACTTTACGGTGCATGTTGGAGCTTGTGACCAGTTTTCAGCTTAAATATACAGACCGCAGACTTTTCTAAACTACATGTTTTTACTTGAATCTTGCTTTTATGTTTGCAGGAAGCCGCTGAATGTGTGAAAAATGATTTTGGCAGCATTGACATTCTTGTGCATTCGCTTGCAAATGGACCGGAGGTACAATAGTAACCTTAATAGATTTTCTATTCTCTGTCTTCTTGACACATACTAAGTTATCTCTTAAATAGGTTGTTAAACCTCTGTTGGAGACGTCCAGAAAAGGATATCTCGCTGCTATTTCTGCATCGAGTTATTCCTATGTTTCTTTACTCAAGCATTTCCTCCCAATAATTAATCCAGGCAAGGTTCCACGTTCACCTATCCactatttttttccttcttttactAAGCGCAAAACTGAGCTCAGTGGCGTTCTAGGCATATagctgaccccacttagtgggataagactttgttgttgttgtacatGTGTGTTTTTCAAATTAACATAACCTTTTGGTTACAGGTGGTTCTTCAATTTCTCTTACATATATTGCTTCCGAGCGGATCATTCCCGGGTATACATTTCACCGTTTGTGGATGGAGTTACGTTTCTAATATGTTGTGATGAGGGATTTTTATATTATCTTTTGTAGATATGGTGGAGGTATGAGCTCTGCAAAAGCTGCTCTTGAGAGTGATACTCGAGTGAGTTTTTCTTCCATGCACTTGTACCTTATCCCACTTTCGTTTTCCTTCCAAGAAGTCTTTTGACATATCTTGGCATTGTTCAGGTGCTTGCTTTCGAAGCGGGAAGAAGAAAGGGAATTAGAGTCAACACAATATCTGCTGGTACCGTACATTATTCCTTTTCGTTTGGATTACGTTAAACTGGAATGCTTTTGGATCAACCACGTTTGTTTACATACTCTGTTAAGATGACCAAGTTAAGCTTCAAGTTCTGTTTTTTAACTTCAGGTCCACTAAGAAGCCGTGCTGCAAAAGCGATTGGATTCATTGATATGATGATTGACTACTCATCAGCCAATGCACCTCTAGAAAAAGAACTATCCGCAGGTGATTTGCCAGTCTCTAGTCTTCGATTCTCTTTTGCTTTTCCGTTATTATAGATACTAAAGTCACAAATCTCATTAAACAGATGAAGTAGGAAACACAGCTGCTTTCTTGGCATCACCTTTGGCCTCTGCCATTACCGGCGGTGTTATATACGTAGACAA is a genomic window containing:
- the LOC137716187 gene encoding enoyl-[acyl-carrier-protein] reductase [NADH], chloroplastic-like, with product MATTAASSLQMATARPCISSSSRRAFGSSSKMLNGNFKGASWSKLSSTCHTSSVQSFQRCFTSSSMKMDKFVTRAMAGASENKPVSGLPIDLKGKRAFIAGVADDNGYGWAIAKSLAAAGAEILVGTWVPALNIFESSLRRGKFDESRVLPDGSLMEITKVYPLDAVFDNPEDVPEEIKTNKRYAGSSNWTVQEAAECVKNDFGSIDILVHSLANGPEVVKPLLETSRKGYLAAISASSYSYVSLLKHFLPIINPGGSSISLTYIASERIIPGYGGGMSSAKAALESDTRVLAFEAGRRKGIRVNTISAGPLRSRAAKAIGFIDMMIDYSSANAPLEKELSADEVGNTAAFLASPLASAITGGVIYVDNGLNAMGVGVDSPIFENLNIPKAQH